The genomic region TTGTGATACACTTGTTCTACACCTGTTACAACATGACACAAATACATATTCACTCGAACCTGATGCTTGAAGTACAGGaacaattttaatcatttcattatctttaacgtatgtttgtaaatatattcaaattcatTCAAGTCTGACCTGATGTAAATGTGATGTTTGAGTTGGTCGGGAGAAAACAATGAAGCATTATGGGTATTAATATCAGACTAATACATCAAATTCCTGTGTGCGATTACATATTCTAAGAACAAATCTTTCAACACCCGAATGTTGTCTTATTGATACACTTTGATTCCGTAAGATTCCAACAGTTAGATGATGAAACTGGCATAATCTACAAGCTGTTGCTGTCAAAGGGTCTTGTCAACTGACGAGTTCCGTTACTATCAATATGCCAACTGAGTGAGTCAATTTCGAGAGTTTAAACTTTGATATACAACTTTTCTGTGAAACAAAACGCTCTACAATATTAACCCGTATcgtagaaacaaaacaaaatgtgacTATAAAGTAATGTTTGTGAACTGTCAAATGACCattattatttagaaataaaaaaatgtaaaagaagtTTACATCTCGAAATTACAATACGAATTAAAAAaccgattttgttttcatatacagAACAATAGCTGACATTTAgattgttttcttctttgttaATAACATTGGTTTTTCCGTTAACAAGAGTTAGGAAAAGGTCTAACATATATTTGTGATTAATAACGTACTACGATGGACATTAAACTTCCATTTGCACAACGGACTATACCgatttgaaacatttatcattccaaaattattaaataaaagaaactgAAACAAGTTTATAAGTTATACACTATGCAACTGTCCGAATTGGACCTTTTGAAGTCGCCCTTTGATCAAGCGTCTTTCAGTTGTACACACATAACCTAACGGTTAGTATTGCAGctgttaaaaagatatataagttatacttccGTAGTAACTAAAAAATTAAACAAggtttatgttcatttaaataaagaacaacCAACTTCATTAAAAAAAGGATGGAAGTGATACTTTCGTAAATGCTTCTgagatttttcttttaaagaaatatattatatttgttgacACACTCTTTTCATAGTCAATGTTGCTATAATATGCCAATCCGATGAATATGAACTTTCACTTAATTGAAAGAATGTATGGTCACTTAAGATTTGTGCACAGTATATatctgtttaaatttaaaaaagtatcaaaagTGTCccaactttaaaaacaaacaaacaactaGAGTTGCAATGACAAAGTGCGTGTATCCTATGCGCTGGtcaaatatcaaacatatagTATTATGGCATAACTAACAATCATGTCACCTCTAAAAGTTATGCAATCAAACTTTATTGTCCATGAAACTCATCAATGCGAACTTGTTCACTATTATCACTTTTTCAGAGGAATTGACGGCATATAAGATGAGTTATTCCAGTTTTTAGTCTACTGTAACGCTACGGTTCTCGTAAACATCAATAGGTGCCcaaagcagttttataaattaccGACAGCGTTATAGTTTCGGACAAAAGCCACCAGTGTCAGACAAAACGAGACCAATTTGAGAAAGGTCACCATCTGACTTGCAGATGAGCCGTAATCAAGTTTGTAACTGGCCTTAGCGTCGTCTGGTTCGGAAATAAGCAGACATCAGGTTTTAATTACCAAGAACAGTATACTAAAAGAAGCGCTGTTGTTTCTCCTCAacaaaatccaaacaaaaataatcatacaGTAAATATGTGCAAGGAAAGaaaatttattgtataaattagTTCATTAGACTAAAATaaccttttgaaaaaagatgtCCCCAAAattatatacagtcaaacccctttggctcgaactcccagggaccggtcCTTTACATTTAGTTCGAGCAAACGAAGAATTCGAGCTAAGCGAGTTCGTGCCAATGGGGCTCGACTGTATCCCATAAGAACGTGAGAAACTTAATGCATAGTTTTACTCATTGTATTTTGACATGCAATCGCTTAAAGAACTACGATAATTAAAGGCTAATTGGTTAGTTTTTAACAGGTGCTACATCACTGATTATTCGTTTTTAAAAAGCTTAACttgtatgacaaaatacaaaacCTTACCTCTTTTCTGAGACTTTTTATTGGCTGTAAAGATATTAAAAGTGAAGTGAGCTAGATAAGCACAAAATGTATCAAGCATATACTAGACGACAATCAGAGCATACATGTTCGCAATTTATATTCATTGTCTAACCTCGAGGTGCAAACAGAAAGCCATTTAAGTGAACTTACTTTTTAAATCGTTGACTTTTTCGCTGGTTACCTGTAAGTCCGAAGTCCTACACGAGTATGTTCCAGTATCGGTCATCTCCGTCGAGGATTTGGTCAGAATACTCGTAATAGTCTGAGAATTTATTGAAAGCTTTTTACGCATTTCCACTCTTTTCCGTCCGTCTGGAACAATTTTATCCCGTCTTTGAACCAGTCAATTGACTCAGGAGGTGTACTTCCCCTGACACATTGCACAGTGATAACAGTAGTGTTACTCTGTCGGGATGAAGTGATCCTGTTATTGTTATACCTGTAAAACCAAGATAATCACGTCCATCAATAAATAAGAGTTGACATTGAAAGAAGATATTGTGTACAATGGTTAAAACTTCTGCAGTAGAAAGACAAAGGACAAAGAATAGGACAAAATGGACAACGTCCAAAATATCTCTGATTTGAATTATTATGCTTTAGAATGTTTATTAACTTCCTTGCGGATGTATCTTTCCCGCGAGCTGATCTGGCACTAGTACATTCCGCTGTCCGTGGTCGTTACGTTGTATATCATCATATTCCAGTCGGGGGAATCCTCGATGTGAGCGACCTCGAACCTAGGGTCGCTCGTCATAGGCAGGGTACCGATTGTTAAGAAGTAGCTTACGTTGGCGCGTCTCCAGCTTACCTGAAATGATACCAATCATTGGGGCTTAGTTATGTACATCACATTTTAAGTATTTCGTCTTTTCGTACTTTAGTGCCTTGAAAGTCATCAGTAGGTTATCAGAGATGTAAATCCATTGATAAGAAATCATTGAATCCGGAGGGCGTACTTAGAAACTAGGCTAAGATATAATACTTTTAGTCGAGTGCGCGTCATGTTTCAATTAACAAGTGAGATATCTACTTAGAGTAAATATTACATAATGCGTGCTGCGGTGGTCTCCAACGACGTTTGGGGAGGATAACATATTGTATCTGCAGGGCGCTTCCACGTAACAGAtcaaaatatctattttatatcattgcttATTTGCTTAAgtgaaacaatatttctttgCTTCAGATGAACCGACCACCTGTCAACTCTAGTTTGATTGGATTCGTAAGACATGGATTAtttctgaaacaaatattgacagAGGAAAGAGCAACTAGAAGTGTCTAAGTCCTCGTTTAAAGAAAGATGCAATCAATCCAATTTAATTCCAACTTGAAAAAAGGACGCATAATAATGAGTAAATAACATCAATGGGTAAAATTTCATTTGCGTCATGTAATTCCTAGTTGAATATCAAAACCAATTTGAAGTTTTGATCTTACAAATCTCGTGCTGCCAACACTCCAATTTCTATTTCAGGAAGTTTCATTCCCGCTTGGAGCCACCAAATACTTGGTGCAATGTGCAGCGTTCAGCGCATACTCATTGAATGATGAATAACTGATAAGATGCAAACGCCtttcagtttaaacatattcatgttACATGAGGAATTTATGTAAGTGGTCACGTGAGTATTggactttaataataaaaaatataagcaaattCCAAATTTGCTGCGTTTAATCCTAATTTTGCATTTGCTcttttgatataaatacaaaacatcttTCCATACGAGGGACAtacagtatataataaaataacataatttatgttCGTATAACTTTTACATACACTATtaatgcgaaaagctacagaaacaagctcagtagcaaaaagtttaaacattaacccggtttaatggcactggctaaacgccaaagacatagaacataaaatcacaaacaagaaacatagaagaacagcacaaaactccacaagcagcactgtgcatacatactatatataaaaaactaggtatgaaAACTGCGTAAAATAATCAAATTCCAGTACCTTGTGAATGTTTGCTGGCACCCTCATTCTTAAATGTGATCATTGTTATGGACTTTGAAAAGAGTGCATTTTAATTTATCTCAACAGCAATGTAAAAGAAGTCATTGTTTCTTCACGAGAATAcgattaaatttaaaaaaatgtttgaactaGTAAACTAAGATCATTAGTCGTCAACTTTTTCTCCCGGTTGgaaaatttggttttagtttttATAGTCCcaataaatgtgaaatataatCCACGTTTCAGATTTTAAAAGAGATGTTAAAAATTCGAGAAAGTGTTGACTGAGAATTTTAACAGCTGTAGTGCTATATTcggatacattttattaaaatatgtcaagTTGTTTATCTTAATTCTTGAATTGTCTAACATGTTTTACGATACGACAAATCTCATTCATTTCTGAATGCCCCCATATGCATGattcattgaaatgtttgtCAGCTCATACGTGTGTTTTACATTCCGTTTCTTCTTACCGGTTTTGTGCCCAGGTATTTGACGGAGCAGTACAGGATGGCCCGCTCCCCTTTGTGGTACGTATAGGTGTCCTTCGTCTGCAGGAAGCGAGGGGCAGGTGTCGAGTACCGGAAGTCCTTCACCCTCCCGCCTTCAGCTGTAAATATGTACAATGCTTATTAACACTGCTTTTACGAATTCGCTTTAATTTATATAGATGCCattaacatattaatttaaatcGCTCCTATTAGTACCAGGTCCATAATTGTGAAggtcatcagtgttaaatgaaaacacataGATTTCTTTTCATTGAACGTAGTTTGGAAGTTTCTGACACCAGTAAATGCTGTACACAACGCTTATGCACACTGTGTGTATACAAAATGGCCAAGATAATACATCTCATTGCAGTACGACATTTAACACGTGATAAGATGACCCTAGAGCAAACTTTAAAGGAGCGTTTAGAAAGCACAAAAAACAACTTTCTCAGAATGAGTGTTATTAAGTACGTTTTAAGAATTATTGTGACATCGCCTTTATTGATTAAGTTGTTGACGGATGACAAACATGCAACGATGGGTTGTTAGAATTTAACTGTGAATCTTTTTTGTAATCTAGAAATCAATATACGCAATTATCTCgatatgttttcaaacaaaccTTTTGGTGTTATTTGACGACTCCATTCAGCAAGTGGTTATGTTTTCACCATGTTCTTATAATGAGTGTTTTACGAGTACAGGAAGAGCAACATGTGTTCCTAGTTGTCATATCTTTGAGAAAACTAATTACTACTGGTTTGTTAAGAATGGAGAATAAACCAAAGCAATATCAGTAGCGATGCGGGCCCCGCATGATGACGATATTCGAAAGAGAAACAAATATGAAGACATGTTAAAACCAAATGAGTTGAGTATGTGAATATGGACCATTCATAAGAATAAATTGCTCACACAGGTGAGTGTACAAACATACACTTAGAGTATGTTTTGAAATACCTGGGTTTCAAAGTCCTCAAAATCGTAGTTAGAATATATTTGAGGAAACAAATAAGGAacttatgatatttaaaacgacaaaattaagaaaaaaagttaaagcaCATACACTGTCTCGCTTTGAGCTTATTCTGGAATATATAGAAATTAAATTGAtagttaaaaagaaaacattgttattgtCAATGGTCTTCGTAGTTTGTAACATATCGGCCACATAAGCAAAATGTTGTTAAGGGATGTTCATCATTACTCGTATTGCAGAGACCTTTTGTAGATGCGATGCttgaaataaacacattcatGCGTTTTAATCGCTGCTGAATATAAATTCAAttagtaaaaacatattttaccatgcGCTTTTTTATACTTCACTATTTTACCCTTTTCGCTACTAGTTATCCAGTACATTGTTTCCTATAGCTATTGTTAAACTTAGTTAGGTGTCAAGTGTCACAGACAGGAAAGAAAACACTTGTCAGATAATCGTGAAATGCAgacaaatgtataaataaatgcatcTTTAGGCCCGCGAAATAACGGCACCATGCACCgccattatcatatttaaaccgTTCAATCCAAAACATCAAGATATTAGTCAACGTAATTAAAGCATAGAAGTAAAGCATTCAGAGTTGGCAAGATTCATACTTAAGCAtgaattaataacattttgttttagcaATTATATTAACTACAAACAATGTAACTATGGTTTAACAATCTAAACTGTAGTAGGACTATTTGCCCTGAATGTaggtttatttatattaacatatttcaaaGATGAAAACAGATAGATTGAACGCGTTGACAGGTGAAATGCGAATACTGGTGCATGTCCCGCTCATATAGCAGTGGGAAATCTTGACATGGAAAACTGGAAATATATGACGTTTACCAAAAACCTATGGGTTTTTCTAGTAAAAAATGGATGtaattcataattaaaaaaataatgcgtTGTTAATGAAACGTTATCACTATACTCCGTCGTTTTGTGCTTGAGATGGCCACCTTTACCATGCGTTGTAAgacgagtttaatttgaaagaaatgagcataaaacacggaatttctaccttataagactatagactatatagtagaccacagtaaattgtttagcattcacaaatcatttaaaaaatttaGGTGTTCatctataaaatacacggttacaatcttgctataataattaatatttccataaatgcattatttattaagtagttaaaggtttatcagtcaaaattgatgttttttatacatgtgtatgtatgttttgagagtgtcactttatgCATGCACCCCAAATATAGAACACCCCTTTTCAGCCAGAGACGTTCTTAGAATTGTTCATCCCCGCATCCTTAGGGAATTCGAGGCAAATTGCCTTGCTTTTCCAGTAACTGCCTTTGGCGCTGCCGGATTTACTTACatcattaaacacaaaatagGGATTCGTATAGAATCAAATCCAGAAAATCCCATTTAAGTTATGCTTGATAGTCGTCGCACTGTAATACCAGGTAATATTCTAGTAAAAGGGTATCATGAGCTTTGGACCTAGGGCCCTATAGTTATattgatgaaaacttaaaatattttgattttgtttaaagtgacactcttactcaaaatcaatacattcacatgtataacaaacatcaattttgactgataaaccgtcaactacttactgaataatgcatttatggaaagtaataataactgattacaagattgtaaccatgtatgtgatagcagaaagcgcaaaaatattaaatgattggtgaatgctaaaagatttacagtagtctactatagtctcataatgtaaaattttcatgttatatgcgcatttcttttaaatttaactcggtttccttcataagaaccattgttttcaacatttatttatccttcttgaaatattaaaacaaaatcattaattgtggtaaatctgatttgggagtaagagtgcatctttaaaagtgGAAAACTCCCTTCTTTCGACATAGGTAACATATCAGTTTAACGGGTCCTTATGTTCCTATGTTCTACACTTTATACAATTTTGGCCGGAAATGTAATGACACGACTTTGGCAATGTCTTCGCTGGGTGGGACGCTGAAGCGTCTGTTG from Mya arenaria isolate MELC-2E11 chromosome 3, ASM2691426v1 harbors:
- the LOC128226313 gene encoding uncharacterized protein LOC128226313, producing MRSEGGRVKDFRYSTPAPRFLQTKDTYTYHKGERAILYCSVKYLGTKPVSWRRANVSYFLTIGTLPMTSDPRFEVAHIEDSPDWNMMIYNVTTTDSGMYNNNRITSSRQSNTTVITVQCVRGSTPPESIDWFKDGIKLFQTDGKEWKCVSWKRANESYVLTIGTQPMTSDPRFEVAHIEDSPDWNMMISNVTTTDSGMYECQISSRDRYLRKEVNKHSKAK